CGGATGTTATCACATGCGATCTTGTCGAGGGACGTTGGAGGTACGAGGATTGTTCCCGGGGCAGCGCGTTTTTCACAATTTAGGTTGTGCTAAGCTAAGGCGATTTGCGGTTGTCATTCGTCGGGAGCGCGTTGCGGACGGCATTACCATGACTGCGCAGCGCGCGGACCTTGTGCCGCGGGAGGCAACGCGATGACGCGCATCCGCATCCTCCCGCTGGACATCGAGATCGAGGCTGATCGCGACGAGACGGTGATGGGGGCGGCGCAGCGGGCCGGCTATTACTGGCCGACGACGTGCGGAGGCGAGGGGCGGTGCACGACGTGCGCCTGCGAAGTCACCGAAGGATTGGAGTCGCTGACGGCGATGGGCCGGGCGGAGCAGCGGTCGCTGGTGTACGAGCGCGGCGAGAGCGTATTGCGGACGCCGACGCGGCTGGCATGCCAGGCGCGGGTGGCAGGCGAGGGCGCGGTCGTGGTGAGGAAGCCCGGCGTGCGGAGGCCATCGGAGTAGGCGCGTCGATCCCGTGGGATCGCGGCGGAGGGTTGCCATGACGTACGTCATCACCGAGCCGTGTATCGGCACGAAGGACGCGTCCTGCGTAGACGTCTGCCCCGTCGACTGCATCTACACGCGCGACGAGGACCAGCAGTACTACATCGACCCGGACACGTGCATCGACTGCGCGGCCTGTGAGACGGTGTGCCCGGTGACGGCGATCTTCTTTGAAGAGGACGTGCCGGCGGACTGGAAGCAGTACACGCAGATCAACAAGGACTTCTTCAAGGATGTGCCGGCGGAGGAGCGGACGTTCCGGCCGCGGACGGAGCGGACGAGCTAGGGCGGGCGGTCTGTCAGTCGATCAGTCTGTCAGTCGGGGGTGATGGAACCACAGAGGCACAGAGGTTGTTTGTAGAGCGCGGGCTTTCAGCCCGCGTTCTTGTGTTGCGGCCTTGTTGTCGCGATGGGTGATCGGCGTGCGTCGGGATGATGACGGTGGCGTAATCGACGGGACAGGCGAGGGCGCCTGTCCTCCACCTGCGGTGCGGCCGCGTCGAATTGGTGCGACATAACATCGCTTGAGTTACGGATCATAACTAGACACGTGATCTGCGCGCGTGTATGGTGGCTGCGGGCGGCGGGATTCATCTGGAGGGCGCATCTAGCGTGCCAGGGTTCTCGCGTCTGCAACTCCTTCCCGCGGTCATCGGCGCCGCGATCATTGTGATTGTCTACCTGGTGTTCACGACGGGCAACTACGTTGTCCACTACTACCAGTTGCGCAGCGACGAGCGTGAGCTGCGCCAGGAGATCGTCGATCTCGGCGCCGAGCAGGAGCAACTGACTGCGGTGCGCGACTACCTGGAGTCCGACGAGTACGTCGAGGAGGTGGCGCGCCGGACGCTGGGGCTAGTGCGGCCGGGCGAGACGCTGGTGATCGTCTCGGGCACGGATGCGTTGCCGTCGGCGACGCCCGCGGCGACGGCGGTTGCCGGTGCGGTACACGACGAGGACTGGTGGAAGGCGTTGTTCGTGCCGACGGCGACTGCGTCGCCGTAGTTGTCAGTTTTCAGTTGTCAGTCCTAAGCGTTGTTGGGTCACCGGTTGTGCCGAGCGTTTTTCATGAGTGACGATGTGCGTGCGCAGAACGAGGCATCGCGCGGCGCGTGGGACGCGAACGCTGCGTTCTGGGACGATCGCATGGGCGACGGGAACCGGCTCGTCGAGACGGCGCTGTGGCCGGTTACGGAGCGGCTGCTGGCGCCGCAAGCCGGCGAGCGCATACTCGACGCGGCGTGCGGCAACGGGTTGTACGCACGGCGGCTGTCGGCGCTCGGGGCATCGGTCGTTGCATTCGACTTCGTCGCGTCGCTCGTAGAGCGCGCGGCGGAGCGTGGCGCTCCGGCGCCCGGCTCGATTGCGTATCACGTCGTTGATGCAACCGACGCTTCGGCGATCGTGTCGCTGGGTAACGCCGGATCGTTCGATGGCGCCCTGTGCGCGATGGCATTGATGGACATGCCGGTCATCGAACCGCTGATGCGCGCGGTACACACGTTGCTACGGCCGGGTGGACGCTTCGTCTGGTCGATCATGCATCCCGCGTTCAATCAATCGCGCGCGATGGAGGCGATCGACGAGGGGCAACAAGGCGCGGTGGTCATGAAGGTGTCGGGCTATCTGACATCGATCGTAAGTAGCGGACAGGCGATCGTTGGCCAGCCGCGCGAGCAGCCGTACTTTGAGCGCCCGATCTCGGCATACGTGACGGCTGCCGTGGACGCCGGCTTCGTCATCGATGCGATGGAGGAGCGATCGCCAAGCGGTAGTGCGAACGCGGGGCGGGACAGGCTCGAGGCTGAGTTCCCGATGGTGCTCATCGTGCGGATGCGGCGATTGTAGCCGCGACCCTATCATGTGACCGTGAACATTGCACTGATCGAGCAGCGGTTCATCGCGTATTGGCGCGAACGGGCGTTGGGCTTCGAGGACGCGACGCTTGTGGTCGCGATTTCGGGCGGCGGCGATTCGTGCGCGCTGCTCGCGTTGGTGTGCGAAACGCAGATCGTGCCGCGCGACCGCGTCGTGGCGGCATATTTCGACCATCGGCTGCGCGGCGAAGATGCGTCGCGCGAGGAGCGTCGGGCGGTCGAGGCGCTGTGCGACCGCTACGGCGTGCGGATGGAGACGGGAGCGTGGCTGGCGCCGGCGCGGTCGGAGGCAGCGGCGCGTGAGGCGCGCTACGCGTTCCTGGCGGATGTCGCGCGAAGGCACGGAGCGGAGGGCGTGGCGACGGGGCACACGTCGGACGACCAGGTGGAGACGGTGCTGATGCACGCGTTGCGCGGCGCAGGGCTGTACGGGCTTGCGGGGATGGCGGCGTCGTCGCTCTGGCCGTTTGCGGCGCAGGGAGGACCGCGGCTCGTGCGCCCGCTGCTTGCGCTGACACGCGGGGATACGCGTGCATATTGCGACGCGCGCGGCTTCGTGTACGTCGACGATGCGTCGAATGCGGACCGGGCGTTTCTGCGGAACCGCGTGCGCAACGAGTTGCTGCCGGCGATCGATGCCGTGGCGCCGGGCGGGCGTCATGGGATCCTGCGGTGGTCAGACGATGCGCGGGCCGGCGTTGAGGCGATTGGCTCCGTGGTCGACGCGCTCGTGATGGATGACGGCGAGGGCTGCGTGCAGTTGTCGCGCGCGGCGATGCGCGCCGTTCCATCGGGGCTGGCGCCGCACGTGTATCGGCGCGCGCTTGTCCGGCTGCTGGGCGACGCGCGTGACTTCGGGCGCCGTCATTACGGGATCCTGGCACGCGCGCACGACGCATCGACGGGGTCGGTGTTCGAGCTGCCGCGGGGCGTCGTCGCGACGGTCGATGCGGACATCGTCGTGCTGTCGGTCGGTGCGCTGAAGGCGGCGTGCATCGACGCCGGCGCGGAGTACGCGTTGCCGTTCGCAGGGACAGTGGGCGGGTGGCGGATCGATGTGACAGCTGCCGACGGCGAGGAGGCGTTACGCCTGCCGGCGGGCGCGGTGGTGCGGGGGCGGCGGCCGGGCGATCGCATGCAGCCGCGTGGTATGCGCGGGCACAAGAAGTTGCAGGACTACTACATCGACCGGAAGGTGCCGCGACGCGAGCGCGATGCGGCGCCGGTGATCGCGGTCGGCGGCGACGTATTGTGGACGCCGTTCGGGGGGGCGTCGGCGTGCGGCGAGGGGTTGTGGTACACAGTGCTGGGGGTGCGTGCGGATTGACGTTTCGGCGCGAAGTCGCTATACATCGCTAGTTAGCTGCTGGTGGCCGATGCGATGGCTGCGGGAGCGGCGCGGCGAATGTTTGTGGCTGCTTG
The Dehalococcoidia bacterium DNA segment above includes these coding regions:
- a CDS encoding septum formation initiator family protein, with the translated sequence MPGFSRLQLLPAVIGAAIIVIVYLVFTTGNYVVHYYQLRSDERELRQEIVDLGAEQEQLTAVRDYLESDEYVEEVARRTLGLVRPGETLVIVSGTDALPSATPAATAVAGAVHDEDWWKALFVPTATASP
- a CDS encoding 4Fe-4S dicluster domain-containing protein, which codes for MTYVITEPCIGTKDASCVDVCPVDCIYTRDEDQQYYIDPDTCIDCAACETVCPVTAIFFEEDVPADWKQYTQINKDFFKDVPAEERTFRPRTERTS
- a CDS encoding 2Fe-2S iron-sulfur cluster-binding protein, encoding MTRIRILPLDIEIEADRDETVMGAAQRAGYYWPTTCGGEGRCTTCACEVTEGLESLTAMGRAEQRSLVYERGESVLRTPTRLACQARVAGEGAVVVRKPGVRRPSE
- a CDS encoding class I SAM-dependent methyltransferase, which encodes MSDDVRAQNEASRGAWDANAAFWDDRMGDGNRLVETALWPVTERLLAPQAGERILDAACGNGLYARRLSALGASVVAFDFVASLVERAAERGAPAPGSIAYHVVDATDASAIVSLGNAGSFDGALCAMALMDMPVIEPLMRAVHTLLRPGGRFVWSIMHPAFNQSRAMEAIDEGQQGAVVMKVSGYLTSIVSSGQAIVGQPREQPYFERPISAYVTAAVDAGFVIDAMEERSPSGSANAGRDRLEAEFPMVLIVRMRRL
- the tilS gene encoding tRNA lysidine(34) synthetase TilS encodes the protein MNIALIEQRFIAYWRERALGFEDATLVVAISGGGDSCALLALVCETQIVPRDRVVAAYFDHRLRGEDASREERRAVEALCDRYGVRMETGAWLAPARSEAAAREARYAFLADVARRHGAEGVATGHTSDDQVETVLMHALRGAGLYGLAGMAASSLWPFAAQGGPRLVRPLLALTRGDTRAYCDARGFVYVDDASNADRAFLRNRVRNELLPAIDAVAPGGRHGILRWSDDARAGVEAIGSVVDALVMDDGEGCVQLSRAAMRAVPSGLAPHVYRRALVRLLGDARDFGRRHYGILARAHDASTGSVFELPRGVVATVDADIVVLSVGALKAACIDAGAEYALPFAGTVGGWRIDVTAADGEEALRLPAGAVVRGRRPGDRMQPRGMRGHKKLQDYYIDRKVPRRERDAAPVIAVGGDVLWTPFGGASACGEGLWYTVLGVRAD